TGCCGCGCAATCATGAGCTCTTCGTTGGTGGGGATCACCCAGGCCGATACGCGGCTGCCCGCCGCGGAGATCCTCGCGCCGCCGGCTTCGTTGGCTTCGTCGTCGAGCGTGATGCCCAGCCAGGCCGACGCTTCGACGATACGGCGACGAATCTCGACGGAATGTTCGCCGATACCAGCCGTAAAGACGAGGGCGTCGATACCTGCGAGAACGCCAGCGAGCGCGCCGATGTGCCGCGTCACCTGGTAGACGAAGTAGTCCACCGCCAGCCGAGCCGCGGGTTCCTTGCTCGCCAGCAGGTCACGCATGTCGTTGCTGGTGCCCGAGATGCCGATCAGGCCGGACTTCTTGTAGAGCATCGTTTCCACTTCCGCTGCCGTGAGGCCGACGGTCTGGAACAGATGCAGGATGACGCCCGGATCGATCGAGCCGGGCCGGGTGCCCATGCACAGGCCGTCCAGAGCCGTGAACCCGAGCGTGCTGTCGACGCCCTTGCGTCCCTTCATCGCGCAGAGGCTCGCGCCGCTGCCGAGGTGGGCCACGATGACGCGGCCTTCGGCGATTTCGGGCGCGACTTCGGGCAGAGCCGACGCAATGTACTCGTAGGAAAGCCCATGGAAGCCGTATCGCTGCACGCCACCGTCGCGAATCGCCTTCGGCAGCGGAACCAGGTCGACCACCTCCGAGTGCCCGCGATGAAAGCTCGT
The genomic region above belongs to Candidatus Binatia bacterium and contains:
- a CDS encoding acetate/propionate family kinase, translating into MDDYALVFNAGSSSLKFCVYCRPGDELWQLEVRGQIDGIGTTPRLSVKDAAGASLSDEKLDASVRDGSAALDVLAGWLRTHFGGARVVGAGHRVVHGGAGYAGPCIVTPQVLDNLRALVPLAPLHQPYNIAAIEAVSARLPGVPQVACFDTSFHRGHSEVVDLVPLPKAIRDGGVQRYGFHGLSYEYIASALPEVAPEIAEGRVIVAHLGSGASLCAMKGRKGVDSTLGFTALDGLCMGTRPGSIDPGVILHLFQTVGLTAAEVETMLYKKSGLIGISGTSNDMRDLLASKEPAARLAVDYFVYQVTRHIGALAGVLAGIDALVFTAGIGEHSVEIRRRIVEASAWLGITLDDEANEAGGARISAAGSRVSAWVIPTNEELMIARHMGALLGISGRRTATASSGASR